A part of Saccharomonospora amisosensis genomic DNA contains:
- a CDS encoding endonuclease/exonuclease/phosphatase family protein, which produces MRSLRVFTSVLTVLAFTVLTALSGTAAPGGPPDVLRAVSFNMHAGIGADGELDLERVAEVIRHSRADVVGLQEVDVHFSARSDYVDQATRLAELTGMRVFFAPIYDLDPEPGHSQRRRFGVAILSRHPIVATTNHELTRKSTVGPPRSPTPMPGFAEAVVSVRGRHVHVYSTHLDYRADPAVRRTQVAETVRVLDGDPPQARQVLLGDLNAEPAAPELGPLFQRVRDAWGTRRGGLTYPAPRPVKRIDYITFAGPMRVEGARVPRSSASDHLPVLALLRLDLG; this is translated from the coding sequence ATGCGGTCGCTGAGGGTGTTCACCAGCGTGCTGACGGTATTGGCGTTCACGGTGCTAACGGCGCTCTCTGGAACAGCGGCACCCGGCGGCCCGCCGGACGTGCTGCGGGCGGTCAGCTTCAACATGCACGCCGGAATCGGTGCCGACGGCGAACTCGACCTCGAACGCGTCGCCGAGGTCATCCGGCACAGCCGAGCCGACGTGGTCGGCCTGCAGGAGGTGGACGTGCACTTCTCCGCCCGCAGCGACTACGTCGACCAGGCCACGCGACTGGCCGAGCTGACGGGGATGCGGGTGTTCTTCGCGCCGATCTACGACCTGGACCCCGAGCCGGGGCACTCGCAACGGCGCCGCTTCGGCGTCGCCATTCTCAGCCGCCATCCGATCGTCGCCACGACCAACCACGAGCTGACGCGGAAGTCGACGGTGGGCCCACCGCGTTCGCCCACACCGATGCCGGGGTTCGCCGAGGCGGTGGTGTCGGTGCGCGGCAGGCACGTGCATGTCTACAGCACGCACCTGGACTACCGCGCCGACCCGGCCGTGCGGCGCACCCAGGTGGCCGAGACGGTGCGCGTCCTCGACGGCGACCCGCCGCAGGCCCGTCAGGTGCTGCTCGGCGACCTCAACGCCGAACCGGCGGCACCGGAGCTGGGTCCACTGTTCCAGCGGGTACGCGACGCGTGGGGAACGAGGCGGGGCGGGCTCACCTACCCCGCGCCTCGGCCGGTGAAGCGCATCGACTACATCACCTTCGCCGGGCCGATGCGGGTAGAGGGAGCGCGGGTACCGCGGTCGTCGGCGTCCGACCACCTGCCGGTGCTGGCCCTGTTGCGACTCGACCTCGGTTGA
- a CDS encoding AMP-binding protein: MNTLSDRMPPNLAGLDGGVGQVLRWPPVNLLSLLSDLTKRDPHAIIAIDVDPDRPAHVSRAELWRRTLQLRADLATAGVARGDAVAVCLPNWSTWLDWHVAAASLGAHVVGLRPHCGAEEVTPVLQRARPRVVALPHALPGSQLPDLLREATAGGQLAPPAVAVVAGPHGEPPVDPSGYDVGGGAWLPSATTAGMPMPVTSGDELAVAFAPSLAAHLESSLVRFAVDTALAIGLRHDDVLVCAEPLSSPLGLGSALAAVAGGATCLLEPTLKPGNLLAALSRFAATHLAAAGEVISKLARQWHDTAGPKVPNSWRWLGVALAERDMAELAHRAEKELGVTVSGLYGSAEVLSPAALWPPDSAAPRRWSAGGLPVSKDIEVRVVDPDSGRPLPPGETGELQFRGYCLVDHYLGEPAAPARVTEDGWLSTGDRGALLGNGEFRHEGRIAAVARD, from the coding sequence GTGAACACCCTCAGCGACCGCATGCCGCCCAACCTAGCCGGTCTTGACGGCGGCGTGGGCCAGGTGCTTCGCTGGCCCCCGGTGAATCTTCTGTCGTTGCTCTCGGACCTGACCAAGCGCGACCCCCACGCCATCATCGCGATCGACGTCGATCCCGACCGACCCGCACACGTGAGCCGTGCCGAGCTGTGGCGCAGGACGCTGCAGCTGCGGGCGGATCTGGCCACGGCGGGTGTCGCGCGTGGCGATGCCGTTGCGGTGTGCCTGCCCAACTGGTCCACCTGGCTCGACTGGCACGTCGCGGCCGCCTCGCTGGGCGCGCACGTGGTCGGTCTGCGACCACACTGCGGGGCAGAAGAGGTGACACCGGTGCTCCAGCGAGCCAGGCCCCGGGTGGTCGCGCTGCCGCACGCGCTACCCGGGTCACAGCTGCCGGACCTGCTGCGCGAAGCCACCGCGGGCGGCCAGCTCGCCCCGCCGGCTGTGGCCGTGGTCGCGGGCCCGCACGGCGAACCGCCGGTGGACCCGTCAGGCTACGACGTCGGAGGCGGCGCCTGGTTGCCCAGTGCGACGACCGCGGGCATGCCGATGCCGGTGACCAGCGGCGACGAACTCGCCGTGGCCTTCGCTCCCTCGCTCGCGGCTCACCTGGAGTCCTCGCTCGTGCGCTTCGCCGTCGACACCGCGCTGGCCATCGGATTGCGGCACGACGATGTGCTGGTGTGCGCCGAACCGCTGAGTTCACCACTGGGCCTCGGCTCGGCGCTGGCCGCCGTGGCGGGCGGGGCGACCTGCCTGCTCGAACCGACGCTGAAGCCGGGGAACCTGCTCGCCGCGCTGTCCCGCTTCGCGGCCACACACCTTGCCGCCGCAGGCGAGGTGATCTCGAAGCTGGCGAGGCAGTGGCACGACACGGCGGGGCCGAAAGTACCGAACTCGTGGCGCTGGCTCGGCGTCGCGCTAGCCGAGCGGGACATGGCCGAGCTCGCTCACCGGGCGGAGAAGGAACTGGGCGTCACGGTGTCGGGGCTGTACGGCTCCGCGGAGGTGCTGAGCCCGGCCGCGTTGTGGCCGCCGGACTCGGCGGCGCCTCGGCGGTGGTCGGCGGGCGGGCTGCCGGTGTCGAAGGACATCGAGGTCCGCGTCGTCGACCCGGACTCCGGCAGGCCGCTGCCCCCCGGTGAGACGGGAGAGCTGCAGTTTCGCGGCTACTGCCTCGTCGACCACTACCTCGGCGAGCCTGCCGCCCCGGCGCGGGTCACCGAGGATGGTTGGCTGTCGACGGGCGACCGCGGTGCGCTGCTCGGGAACGGTGAGTTCCGGCACGAAGGCCGGATCGCGGCGGTCGCGCGCGACTGA
- a CDS encoding TVP38/TMEM64 family protein, whose translation MAGARRLLGGLAAVGVLTAAALLLPIPGPAELRAWASGAGAAGALVLLLAYALLTVAPIPRTVFNLAAGLLLGEALGIAVAVVATAISGCLAFLLARAAGGDLLSRLSRGRRLRAVAERLADGGALAVASLRLIPVLPFAPLSYCCGLSPLRLRPYLTGTVLGSLPGTVAVVVLGDALTGTTPPALVGCYLAFAALGALGLSRVLSSAQRPAPLPARAGE comes from the coding sequence GTGGCGGGTGCGAGGAGATTGCTGGGCGGGCTCGCGGCCGTCGGTGTACTGACCGCCGCGGCGCTGTTGCTGCCGATCCCCGGCCCCGCCGAACTGCGGGCGTGGGCGAGCGGGGCGGGAGCGGCGGGGGCGCTGGTGTTACTGCTGGCCTACGCACTGCTGACGGTGGCTCCGATTCCACGGACGGTGTTCAATCTCGCCGCGGGCCTGCTACTCGGCGAGGCGCTCGGTATCGCCGTGGCGGTTGTGGCGACGGCGATCTCGGGGTGCCTGGCGTTCCTGCTGGCCAGGGCGGCGGGCGGGGACCTGCTTTCCCGCCTTTCTCGCGGGAGGCGGCTGCGTGCCGTGGCCGAGCGGCTCGCCGACGGCGGTGCGCTCGCGGTCGCCTCGCTGCGGCTCATCCCGGTGCTGCCGTTCGCGCCACTGAGCTACTGCTGCGGGCTTTCGCCGCTGCGGCTTCGCCCCTACCTGACCGGGACCGTGCTCGGCAGCCTGCCGGGAACGGTGGCCGTTGTGGTGCTCGGTGACGCGCTCACCGGCACGACCCCACCCGCACTCGTCGGCTGCTATCTCGCCTTCGCCGCACTCGGCGCGCTGGGTCTTTCGCGTGTGCTCTCTTCGGCGCAACGCCCTGCTCCACTGCCCGCGCGGGCGGGCGAGTAG
- a CDS encoding serine/threonine-protein kinase translates to MGIVWRAIDERLERSVAVKQIVTQPGLSDDERATMRQRAMREARNAARFQHPNAIVVFDIAEHAGEPCLVMEYLPSRSLSAILAERGTLPVPEVARIGEQVAAALVAAHRAGIVHRDIKPGNILIDDNGTCKITDFGISRASGDLTLTQTGLIGGTPAYLAPELARGADPTPSSDVFALGATLYHAIEGLPPYGDSTNQLALLYAAANGKVNPPTRAGAATALLMSLLRTEPQERPSMNEARDRLATLATSEANGNSSPATRVSPPLPVAGAGAKPATAEPPRAPAPPPPWQRNAAEAPRHNPTSTYPPVPPRNGANNGAGAGNGRRKPLVFGAIGLAAALVVTVLIVALNTGGTDDPNTANQGGSTASSAPPSSGPPSTSESNQVQNSDSAVDWGVAGQRVIDFYDDPEKNWDMLTPASQALFGDKKAYKDYWDDHEIRNLQSAVAYKRANNPDGSVDISVNVDFGSGLRPMYLTVLDSGGKLLLDGDPRPEHNVQR, encoded by the coding sequence ATGGGCATCGTCTGGCGAGCGATCGATGAGCGCCTCGAACGGTCAGTCGCCGTGAAGCAGATCGTGACCCAGCCCGGGCTCTCCGATGACGAGCGCGCGACCATGCGGCAACGCGCGATGCGTGAGGCACGCAACGCGGCGCGGTTCCAGCATCCCAACGCGATCGTGGTCTTCGACATCGCCGAGCACGCGGGCGAACCGTGCCTGGTGATGGAGTACCTGCCGTCCCGCAGCCTTTCGGCGATCCTCGCCGAGCGGGGAACCCTTCCGGTGCCGGAGGTCGCGCGCATCGGCGAGCAGGTGGCCGCGGCACTGGTCGCCGCGCACCGCGCCGGGATCGTGCACCGCGACATCAAGCCGGGCAACATCCTCATCGACGACAACGGCACCTGCAAGATCACCGACTTCGGCATCTCCAGGGCCAGCGGCGATCTCACCCTGACCCAGACCGGCCTGATCGGCGGCACGCCCGCCTACCTCGCGCCGGAACTGGCCAGAGGCGCCGACCCCACGCCGAGCTCCGACGTGTTCGCCCTCGGCGCGACGCTTTACCACGCCATCGAGGGGCTTCCGCCCTACGGTGACAGCACCAACCAGCTCGCCCTGCTGTACGCGGCCGCCAACGGCAAGGTCAACCCGCCCACCCGGGCAGGTGCGGCGACCGCGTTGCTGATGAGCCTGCTGCGCACCGAGCCGCAAGAGCGCCCGAGCATGAACGAGGCAAGGGACCGCCTCGCGACACTGGCCACCAGCGAGGCCAACGGCAACTCCTCCCCCGCCACCCGGGTGTCTCCCCCGCTGCCGGTCGCCGGGGCAGGCGCCAAACCCGCCACGGCCGAGCCGCCTCGGGCACCGGCGCCGCCACCGCCGTGGCAACGCAACGCGGCGGAGGCTCCCAGGCACAACCCCACCTCGACCTACCCGCCGGTTCCTCCCCGAAACGGCGCGAACAACGGCGCCGGTGCCGGTAACGGCAGACGCAAGCCGCTCGTTTTCGGCGCGATCGGGCTCGCGGCGGCGCTGGTCGTCACCGTGCTCATCGTCGCACTGAACACGGGCGGCACGGACGATCCGAACACCGCGAACCAGGGCGGCAGCACCGCATCGAGCGCACCACCGAGTTCCGGCCCCCCGTCCACCAGCGAAAGCAACCAGGTCCAGAACTCCGATTCCGCTGTCGACTGGGGTGTAGCAGGGCAGCGCGTCATCGACTTCTACGACGACCCGGAGAAGAACTGGGACATGCTGACCCCTGCCAGTCAGGCACTGTTCGGCGATAAGAAGGCGTACAAGGACTACTGGGACGACCACGAGATCCGGAATCTGCAGAGCGCGGTGGCGTACAAGCGCGCGAACAACCCCGACGGCTCCGTCGACATCAGTGTCAACGTCGACTTCGGCAGCGGGCTGCGGCCGATGTACCTCACGGTGCTCGACTCCGGTGGCAAACTGCTGCTGGACGGTGACCCGCGCCCTGAGCACAACGTCCAACGCTGA
- the msrB gene encoding peptide-methionine (R)-S-oxide reductase MsrB, producing the protein MEPVTGAEPSVAKSEQEWRQELTAEEYAVLRQGATEPPFTGEYTDTSTTGVYECRACGAELFRSDTKFESHCGWPSFFDPADSDAVLLREDRSLGMVRTEVLCASCHSHLGHVFEGEGYPTPTDQRYCINSIALRLVPAGS; encoded by the coding sequence ATGGAACCTGTCACCGGTGCCGAGCCCAGCGTGGCGAAATCCGAGCAGGAATGGCGTCAGGAACTCACTGCCGAGGAGTACGCCGTGCTGCGGCAGGGCGCGACCGAGCCGCCGTTCACCGGCGAGTACACCGACACCTCCACCACCGGCGTGTACGAGTGCAGGGCATGCGGAGCCGAATTGTTCCGCAGCGACACCAAGTTCGAAAGCCACTGCGGCTGGCCGTCGTTCTTCGATCCGGCCGATTCCGACGCCGTGCTGCTGCGAGAGGACCGCTCGCTGGGAATGGTCCGCACCGAGGTGTTGTGCGCCTCCTGCCACAGCCACCTTGGCCACGTCTTCGAAGGCGAGGGCTACCCCACCCCAACCGACCAGCGGTACTGCATCAACTCGATCGCGCTGCGACTGGTGCCTGCCGGGTCGTGA
- the hemQ gene encoding hydrogen peroxide-dependent heme synthase, giving the protein MARLNYQELNDTIRYTAWSVFRVEPGRLPDDRGQAAAETVEYLDALEGKGVVVRGVYDVAGLRADADYMIWWHAEEPEQVQAAYTGFRRTPLGRVSTPVWSQFALHRPAEFNKSHVPAFLAGEEPRKYVCVYPFVRSYEWYLLPDDERRQMLADHGMQARDYPDVRANTVASFALGDYEWMLAFEADELHRIVDLMRHLRGTEARRHVREEIPFYTGTRVQPGELVLNLP; this is encoded by the coding sequence ATGGCGCGCCTGAACTACCAAGAACTCAACGACACCATCCGCTACACCGCCTGGTCGGTGTTTCGCGTCGAACCGGGGCGGCTGCCCGACGACAGGGGGCAGGCGGCCGCCGAGACCGTCGAGTACCTCGACGCGCTCGAAGGCAAGGGCGTTGTCGTCCGTGGCGTTTACGACGTCGCCGGGCTGCGGGCTGACGCCGACTACATGATCTGGTGGCACGCCGAGGAACCCGAGCAGGTCCAGGCTGCCTACACCGGGTTCCGGCGCACGCCGCTTGGCCGGGTGTCCACCCCGGTGTGGAGCCAGTTCGCGCTGCACCGTCCCGCCGAGTTCAACAAGAGCCACGTGCCCGCTTTCCTCGCGGGCGAGGAACCCCGCAAGTACGTGTGCGTGTACCCGTTCGTCCGGTCCTACGAGTGGTACCTGCTTCCGGACGACGAGCGGCGCCAGATGCTCGCCGACCACGGGATGCAGGCCCGCGACTACCCCGACGTGCGGGCGAACACGGTCGCCTCGTTCGCCCTCGGCGACTACGAGTGGATGCTCGCGTTCGAGGCCGACGAACTGCACCGGATCGTCGACCTGATGCGGCACCTGCGCGGCACCGAGGCCCGCAGGCATGTGCGGGAAGAAATCCCCTTCTACACCGGCACGCGCGTGCAGCCGGGGGAACTGGTGCTCAACCTGCCGTGA
- the hemG gene encoding protoporphyrinogen oxidase, producing MRVAVVGGGISGLVAAYRLRTALDAAATITICEATGELGGKLRTGKLAGRAFDVGAEAFLARRPEAVELARELGLRAELTHPAPVSATVRAGGRTLPLPRHTVMGVPAAPDAVRDVLSAAGAAAVAAEASLPGLSLPREAEGDVSLGELLRQRFGDELVDRLVDPLLAGVYAGGSDGLGMRATMPALAAAVDAGARSLTEAAANLLPSEPGGSPVFATLTGGLGTLVNRLAAASRAEVRFGAPVRALHRRGDGWRLVLGAVAAAHATADAELDADAVVLAVPAPAASRLLAEVAQEASAAFAEVELASMAVVGLALPPRTELPRASGVLIGEGELRADGTPFTAKAFTFSARKWGHHAGQGAPVLIRGSVGRFGDTAALRARDEELVRLVRSDLAELTGCTAEPVDTLVQRWGGGLPQYGVGHLRRVRRIERAVAEIDGLEVAGATLHGVGIPACIATADAAVARLVGR from the coding sequence ATGCGGGTAGCGGTAGTCGGCGGGGGCATCTCGGGGCTGGTGGCCGCGTACCGGTTGCGGACGGCGCTCGACGCCGCCGCCACCATCACCATCTGCGAGGCGACCGGCGAACTCGGTGGCAAGCTGCGCACCGGCAAGCTCGCGGGGCGTGCCTTCGACGTCGGGGCCGAGGCGTTCCTGGCGCGCAGGCCGGAGGCGGTCGAGCTGGCGCGGGAACTCGGGCTGCGGGCGGAGCTGACGCACCCCGCACCGGTGTCCGCGACGGTCCGCGCGGGTGGCCGGACGCTGCCGCTGCCGCGCCACACCGTCATGGGCGTGCCCGCCGCGCCGGACGCCGTGCGTGACGTGCTGTCGGCCGCCGGTGCCGCCGCCGTCGCGGCCGAGGCGAGCCTGCCAGGACTGTCGCTGCCTCGGGAGGCCGAGGGCGATGTGTCGCTGGGCGAGCTGCTGCGGCAGCGGTTCGGCGACGAACTCGTGGACCGCCTGGTCGACCCGCTGCTCGCGGGCGTGTACGCGGGTGGCTCCGATGGGCTGGGCATGCGTGCCACCATGCCCGCACTCGCGGCCGCGGTTGACGCGGGCGCACGATCGCTGACCGAGGCGGCCGCCAACCTGCTGCCGAGCGAGCCGGGTGGCTCGCCGGTGTTCGCGACCCTCACCGGTGGGCTCGGCACGCTGGTGAACAGGCTCGCCGCCGCGTCCCGTGCCGAGGTGCGCTTCGGCGCACCGGTGCGGGCACTGCACAGGCGCGGTGACGGCTGGCGGCTGGTGTTGGGTGCCGTCGCCGCGGCGCACGCCACCGCCGACGCGGAACTCGACGCGGACGCCGTGGTGCTGGCCGTGCCCGCGCCCGCAGCGAGCAGGTTGCTGGCCGAGGTCGCGCAGGAGGCCTCCGCCGCCTTCGCGGAGGTGGAGCTGGCCTCCATGGCGGTCGTCGGACTCGCGCTGCCGCCGCGAACCGAGCTGCCGCGGGCATCGGGAGTGCTGATAGGCGAAGGTGAGCTGCGCGCGGACGGCACACCGTTCACGGCAAAGGCGTTCACCTTCTCCGCACGCAAGTGGGGCCACCACGCCGGGCAGGGCGCTCCGGTGCTGATCCGCGGCTCGGTCGGTCGCTTCGGTGACACCGCGGCGCTGCGCGCTCGCGACGAGGAACTGGTGCGCCTGGTGCGCTCCGACCTCGCCGAACTCACCGGATGCACCGCCGAGCCGGTGGACACGCTGGTGCAGCGGTGGGGTGGGGGCCTGCCGCAGTACGGCGTCGGCCACCTGCGGCGGGTACGGCGTATCGAACGCGCCGTCGCCGAGATCGACGGGCTGGAGGTAGCCGGCGCGACACTGCACGGCGTCGGCATCCCTGCCTGTATCGCCACCGCGGACGCGGCCGTGGCCCGACTGGTGGGACGATAG
- the hemE gene encoding uroporphyrinogen decarboxylase — protein MTTSQVSARRELADAPLLVAARGGRPSRVPVWFMRQAGRSLPEYREVREGVPMLTACLDPELLAEITLQPVRRHGVDAAILFSDIVVPLYAAGVEIDIVPGTGPVVATPVRSRDAVRELPRLEPDRLRAVADGVELLLSRLGNTPLIGFAGAPFTLASYLIEGGPSRNHEHTKALMHSDPRLWHELADTLAEVTLTFLRVQLEAGVDAIQLFDSWAGALSERDYREFVLPHSAKVLAGAGGYGVPRIHFGVGTGELLTAMREAGADVVGVDWRVPLDEAVRRLALPGGPAPVVQGNLDPALLMAPWPVVETEVRRIVEEGRTAAGHIFNLGHGVLPQTDPGVLSRVVELVHSL, from the coding sequence ATGACAACATCTCAGGTCTCGGCCCGCCGCGAGCTCGCCGACGCGCCGCTGTTGGTCGCCGCGAGAGGCGGCAGGCCGTCGCGGGTCCCCGTGTGGTTCATGCGCCAGGCGGGTCGCTCGCTGCCCGAGTACCGGGAGGTTCGGGAAGGCGTGCCGATGCTCACGGCCTGTCTCGATCCCGAACTGCTGGCCGAGATCACCCTGCAACCGGTACGGCGGCACGGGGTGGACGCGGCGATCCTGTTCAGCGACATCGTCGTGCCGCTGTACGCGGCAGGCGTTGAGATCGACATCGTGCCTGGCACGGGCCCGGTGGTGGCTACACCCGTGCGCTCACGCGATGCCGTCAGGGAGCTGCCGAGGCTGGAACCCGACCGGCTGCGCGCGGTCGCCGACGGGGTCGAGCTGCTGTTGTCCCGGCTCGGCAACACGCCGCTCATCGGTTTCGCGGGAGCGCCGTTCACCCTCGCCTCCTACCTGATCGAGGGTGGGCCGAGCCGCAACCACGAGCACACCAAGGCCCTCATGCACAGCGATCCCCGGCTGTGGCACGAACTCGCCGACACGCTGGCCGAAGTGACCCTGACCTTCCTCCGAGTCCAGCTCGAGGCCGGCGTCGACGCCATCCAGCTGTTCGACTCCTGGGCCGGCGCCCTCTCCGAGCGCGACTACCGCGAGTTCGTGCTACCGCACTCGGCCAAGGTGCTGGCCGGTGCGGGCGGCTACGGGGTGCCGCGCATCCACTTCGGTGTCGGTACCGGCGAGCTGCTCACCGCCATGCGGGAAGCGGGCGCCGACGTGGTGGGGGTCGACTGGCGGGTGCCGCTCGACGAAGCCGTCCGAAGGCTCGCGCTGCCGGGTGGGCCCGCGCCCGTCGTGCAGGGCAACCTCGACCCGGCGTTGCTCATGGCGCCGTGGCCGGTGGTGGAAACCGAGGTGCGGCGCATCGTCGAGGAGGGCAGGACGGCGGCGGGCCACATCTTCAACCTGGGCCACGGCGTGCTGCCACAGACCGATCCCGGCGTGCTGAGCAGGGTCGTGGAGCTCGTTCACAGCTTGTGA
- a CDS encoding DUF3000 domain-containing protein, translated as MTQAPEEFRAAVATLESVRPRPEVRLEEIRAPQRLAPWAHALSGETSGPGDVLASGRLVLLHDPEGQESWDGVFRLVLYVRAELDRELATDPFLPTVGWSWLTEALESSGAAWKALGGTVTETSSARFGDIAAQGRTDDIELRASWTPASADLRCHCDAFCRVLSSYAGLPPVGVTMFDQRQSSDPS; from the coding sequence ATGACCCAGGCGCCCGAGGAGTTCCGTGCCGCCGTCGCCACGCTGGAGTCCGTGCGTCCGCGACCGGAGGTTCGCCTGGAGGAGATCCGGGCACCGCAGCGGCTGGCGCCGTGGGCGCACGCGCTCAGCGGTGAGACCAGCGGACCCGGTGACGTGCTGGCTTCCGGCAGACTAGTCCTGCTCCACGATCCCGAAGGCCAGGAAAGCTGGGACGGCGTGTTCCGACTCGTGCTCTACGTACGCGCCGAACTCGACCGTGAACTCGCCACCGACCCCTTCCTGCCGACGGTGGGCTGGTCGTGGCTCACCGAGGCGCTGGAGTCCTCCGGCGCGGCATGGAAGGCGCTGGGCGGCACGGTGACCGAGACCTCATCGGCGCGGTTCGGCGACATCGCCGCCCAGGGCCGCACCGACGACATCGAGTTGCGGGCCTCGTGGACCCCAGCCAGCGCCGATCTACGATGCCACTGTGATGCGTTCTGCCGGGTCCTGTCGAGCTACGCGGGGCTACCACCAGTGGGTGTCACGATGTTCGATCAGCGGCAGTCGTCTGACCCGTCCTGA
- a CDS encoding response regulator, which translates to MAAVGFTQAVRSTPAGALPASMVPHPREELFSVLVVDDHPLLREAIAARLAQMGAGTVHEAATVAEARARATATGPCDLAILDLGLPDGSGIELVTELRTNGWPRVVVLASSDDPYAVRSAFQAGAQAYLLKSASPVVVTDGVRRVLEGGVYADPSVAPVLATGTRVPGTDNTPRELSAREVEVLQLVADGQSNKEIGEELSLSALTVKSHLSRIGRKLGTGDRAQMVALAMRAGVIR; encoded by the coding sequence GTGGCTGCCGTCGGCTTTACCCAGGCCGTCCGATCCACGCCAGCCGGCGCGTTGCCGGCGAGCATGGTCCCGCACCCGCGGGAGGAACTGTTTTCGGTGCTGGTGGTAGACGACCACCCGCTGTTGAGGGAGGCGATTGCCGCACGACTGGCGCAAATGGGCGCGGGCACGGTCCACGAGGCCGCGACCGTAGCCGAGGCGCGGGCGAGGGCTACGGCCACCGGGCCGTGTGACCTCGCGATCCTCGACCTCGGCCTGCCTGATGGCAGTGGAATCGAACTCGTCACCGAGCTTCGAACCAACGGTTGGCCCCGCGTCGTCGTGCTGGCGTCGTCCGACGATCCGTACGCCGTCCGCTCGGCATTCCAGGCGGGCGCCCAGGCCTACCTGCTGAAATCCGCGTCGCCGGTGGTAGTCACCGACGGCGTGCGCAGGGTGCTCGAAGGCGGCGTGTACGCCGACCCGAGCGTGGCGCCCGTGCTGGCCACCGGTACCCGCGTGCCGGGCACCGACAACACCCCGCGCGAGCTGTCCGCTCGGGAGGTCGAGGTGCTGCAACTCGTCGCGGACGGGCAGTCGAACAAGGAGATCGGTGAGGAGCTGAGCCTCTCCGCGCTCACGGTGAAGTCCCACCTGTCGCGGATCGGGCGCAAGCTCGGAACCGGAGACCGCGCACAGATGGTCGCGTTGGCCATGCGGGCCGGTGTGATCCGCTAG
- a CDS encoding ribonuclease D, with protein sequence MPPSIPLREPAGGTPPVASEPEQLRRACDRLAAGSGSIAVDTERASGYRYWPRAYLVQVRREGSGTVLIDPIPLRDHLEPLGAVLADTEWVLHAASQDLPCLADLGLRPPSLFDTELAGRLAGYERVALGTLVENLLGYKLEKGHSAADWSKRPLPTDWLNYAALDVELLVPLREKLEAELSAQGKLEWARQEFEWVRTSGSQPAPRSEPWRRTSGIHKVRTARGLAAVRALWQARDELARKRDRAPSRILPDSAIINAVLADPRTTADLQALPVFGGRVQRRYTGNWLRHLQAARTLPASELPNPSPPNDGPPPPNRWADKDPDAAARLAAARTALTKLAEHHRLPVENLLLPDLLRRTCWRPPPDASPEGVAEVLRAAGARPWQIELTADELSKALHTHA encoded by the coding sequence ATGCCGCCGTCCATACCGTTGAGGGAACCGGCGGGCGGCACCCCACCGGTCGCCTCCGAACCCGAGCAACTGCGCCGGGCGTGCGACCGGCTGGCGGCGGGCAGCGGCTCGATCGCGGTCGACACCGAGCGCGCCTCCGGGTACCGGTACTGGCCAAGGGCCTACCTCGTACAGGTCCGGCGCGAGGGCTCCGGCACTGTGCTCATCGACCCCATACCGCTGCGCGATCACCTCGAACCACTCGGTGCCGTGCTCGCCGACACCGAGTGGGTGCTGCACGCCGCGTCGCAGGATCTGCCGTGCCTCGCCGATCTCGGACTGCGGCCGCCGTCACTGTTCGACACCGAGCTGGCGGGCAGGCTGGCGGGCTACGAGCGGGTGGCACTGGGCACGCTGGTGGAGAACCTACTGGGCTACAAGCTGGAGAAGGGCCACAGCGCGGCCGACTGGTCGAAACGGCCGCTGCCGACCGACTGGCTCAACTACGCCGCGCTCGACGTCGAGTTGCTGGTGCCGCTTCGGGAGAAGCTGGAAGCCGAGCTTTCAGCACAGGGCAAGCTGGAATGGGCGCGGCAGGAGTTCGAGTGGGTGCGGACCTCAGGCAGCCAGCCCGCGCCGCGCTCGGAGCCGTGGCGACGTACCTCCGGCATTCACAAGGTCCGCACCGCTCGCGGGCTCGCCGCCGTCCGTGCGCTGTGGCAGGCGCGCGACGAGCTCGCCCGCAAGCGTGATCGCGCACCGAGCCGCATTCTGCCCGACAGCGCCATCATCAACGCCGTGCTCGCCGATCCCCGCACCACGGCCGACCTGCAGGCCCTGCCGGTGTTCGGAGGCCGGGTGCAGCGCCGCTACACCGGCAACTGGCTGCGTCACCTACAGGCGGCGCGAACGCTGCCTGCGTCGGAACTGCCCAACCCTTCGCCACCCAATGACGGCCCGCCGCCGCCCAACCGGTGGGCGGACAAGGACCCCGATGCGGCCGCGCGGCTGGCCGCCGCGCGCACGGCACTGACCAAGCTGGCCGAGCATCACCGGCTGCCGGTGGAGAACCTGCTGCTTCCCGACCTGCTGCGGCGAACCTGCTGGCGCCCGCCGCCGGACGCTTCCCCCGAGGGGGTAGCCGAGGTACTACGCGCCGCGGGTGCGCGGCCGTGGCAGATCGAACTCACCGCCGACGAACTGAGCAAGGCGCTGCATACCCACGCCTGA